The Balaenoptera acutorostrata chromosome 15, mBalAcu1.1, whole genome shotgun sequence genome contains a region encoding:
- the WIPI2 gene encoding WD repeat domain phosphoinositide-interacting protein 2 isoform X2: MKVLHTIRETPPNPAGLCALSISNDNCYLAYPGSATIGEVQVFDTINLRAANMIPAHDSPLAALAFDASGTKLATASEKGTVIRVFSIPEGQKLFEFRRGVKRCVSICSLAFSTDGVFLSTSSNTETVHIFKLETVKEKPQEEPTTWTGYFGKVLMASTSYLPSQVTEMFNQGRAFATVRLPFCGHKNICALATIQKIPRLLVGASDGYLYMYNLDPQEGGECTLMKQHKLDGSMETTNEILDSTSHDCPLVTQTYSTAVAKGPHVPSSPTALAYTDELGAAGGAGLEDEASALRLEDSEHPPMILRTD, from the exons ATGAAGGTTCTGCACACCATCCGGGAGACGCCCCCAAACCCCGCAG GCCTGTGTGCGCTGTCGATCAGCAACGACAACTGTTACCTGGCGTATCCGGGCAGCGCGACCATTGGGGAGGTGCAGGTCTTCGACACCATCAATCTG AGAGCTGCAAACATGATCCCGGCTCATGACAGCCCTTTAGCCGCACTGGCCTTCGACGCCAGCGGAACCAAGCTCGCCACTGCTTCCGAGAAG GGGACCGTGATTAGGGTATTTTCCATTCCAGAAGGACAAAAACTCTTCGAGTTCCGGAGAGGAGTGAAGAG GTGTGTGAGCATCTGCTCGCTGGCCTTCAGCACGGACGGCGTGTTCCTGTCCACCTCCAGCAACACAGAGACCGTGCACATCTTTAAGCTCGAGACCGTGAAAGAAAA GCCTCAGGAGGAGCCCACCACCTGGACCGGCTACTTCGGGAAGGTGCTCATGGCGTCCACCAGCTACCTGCCCTCCCAAGTGACGGAAATGTTCAACCAGGGCAGGGCCTTTGCCACAGTCCGCCTGCCTTTCTGTGGCCACAAGAACATCTGCGCGCTGGCCAC AATCCAGAAGATTCCCCGATTGCTGGTGGGAGCCTCGGACGGGTACTTATACATGTACAATCTGGACCCCCAGGAGGGAGGCGAGTGCACCTTGATGAAACAGCACAA GTTGGATGGCAGCATGGAGACGACCAACGAGATCCTAGACTCCACGTCCCACGACTGCCCCTTGGTGACGCAGACGTACAGCACGGCTGTGGCCAAGGGTCCTCACGTGCCTTCGTCCCCAACGGCACTGG CCTACACGGACGAGCTGGGCGCGGCGGGCGGCGCGGGCCTGGAGGACGAGGCCAGCGCCCTGCGGCTGGAGGACAGCGAGCACCCCCCCATGATTCTCCGGACGGACTGA